The Polypterus senegalus isolate Bchr_013 chromosome 10, ASM1683550v1, whole genome shotgun sequence genomic interval ACCTTCATTCGGGTTTGGCATTACTTGGTGCATCTTATCTCCTGCAGTGACCTTGATGTCTTCCATATATGCTCGTTCACAACTTTGTCAGGGACTCAGAAGAACTGGACTGTGCAATGATGCTAAAGCTGCTAGATGTGGAGATATCAGCCCTCTCCTAACCATTTATAAGCTCACTCACATTAGTCTCGGCAACAGCGTTGAGAGCTTGTTCAAAGTActtgttcattattatttattaactagTAAACTTGGTAGTTCATGAATACCAACAGGTTGTGTGCAGTGGAttctgtcattcttcttcttcttcctatccaGCAATGAGCTTCTGTAATTTActtcacactcagcagatgtccctgctcttctttttcACTCTGCCATTTCACCTTCTCAATCTGTATGAGTATGTAGTTTTCTATAAGAATGACACAAACCCCAATAACATTGCAGAAGTGTTTCACCAGCACGTACCACatcataagcttttgattaagaccatGACTAAGGTTCTAACCCCAGTGGTTCTCGACTAACACAACCTCTAGCATTTATACATAgagattatttttctgtatatgtcACACATACTATTCAAGAAAAGAGTGGCTTTTGCTTctatctctgtttttatttttatttttgctgcacCACTGGGCTCTCATTTTCAATGCCCGACCatattgactttttcttttttgcagcatgataaCACATCAAATATGTGATTCCATAAAAGTGACCTAAGATATACACATGTTCTGAACATGCCCCACCCATATCAACCAGCCAggactcatatttttcttttaaaagcttttaatttagCTGTGATTGGGTAGGCTTATAATCATGAGGATCAAAGTGGGGTAGGGATGTGTGTTGGATAGTGGGTTTCTGTAAGTGCCCATACTGTCAATTAAAACATGGATTTGTCCTATTAGTGGGAATTGTTTTCTCTTGCATATGTGAAGGCCATTTTGTGAGCAGGGCCACAGGGTGTGCACCCGGATGACAGATCCGGCCTTTCTCTCATAGCATGTGAATACAAAGTAAGGCGGTATGGATTTGGTTGTGAATGCAACTGATGTACtactataaaaaatgtaataaggtgtgtgatggatggccggccatttatcccggccaatacccccaagccgccaggtggagccctccttgcagcgtggaggtccccagaagaccagcagggcatcatggacattggagtttttatgcaaagccctgctggatgccgtaggggccacaggagggagccgcagggaggaccgagggcttcttcgtgccctgtaacccggaggttcgtcacaggaagagcgacggacttccgggttgaagaaaaggactatttaccctgacccggaaggaataaggacttgtggactgttgggcagaaacacttccgggtcaggagatataaaaggactgtgggagcgcccagacggcgagctgagctgggtggaagggtggcaacgcgtctgggagctggaggattgtattattgtggtttattgtttgttaatgagtattgtggtggagagtgtactttgtgcactgtggcgacaaaataaagtcaacttgaggacttttacctggtgtctggagtcgtggacaggggttcaagggagcgagagcgccccttaTCGTTCACAGGTGTCAAACAAAGTCGTCATAAGTGCAAACAGATCAAACACTAAATCGATGACATGAGAAAATGATAATTAGATCTCTACTTTCTTTTACAGAGCTTACTTGGAGCAGAATGGAGGCTACGATGGTTTCTCCGATGAACGAGACTTACAATGCATCCTGTGACCCGTTTAAACACAAGTGGAAGTTCTCCATCTGGTTCACTGCGTATTACACCCTACTGTGTTTCATCGGACTAACTCTAAATAGCTTTGCACTGTATGTGCTCTGGCATGGAAGACAGACAATCAACTCTACGTTATTGTATCTTCTCAACCTGACAtctgttgacttttttttctgtgcattcCTCCCACTAAGAATAAGTTATTTTGCTCTTGGATCCACTTGGAAACTGGGAGAGGTCATGTGCAAACTTACGGCTTATGCTTTCTTCCTTAATACATATGGTAGCATCAATTTTATGATATGCATCAGTATTGACCGTTTTTTAGCTATTTTGAAACCTCTCAAGTGCCAGAGATTTAGGAGTATCTCTTTTGCCAAAAAAGTTTGCCTTTTGGTCTGGTTGTACACAGCTGCTGTTAATAGCACAGTTCCCTTACTGTCAAATGTTTATgcaaaaaatcagtttggagaaTACTGTATGGAATACTCCATGATGGCTATGGATAATGCCTTAGCGCTGAAAGTCCTTATTCTCTCCTGCACTTCCTATTTCTTTCCATTAATAGTTATGCTCTTCTGTTATTTGGGTGTTGGGTTAAAGCTGTGCAAAATAACTGAACTGGGTGGTTCAAACAACAGCAAACCAGCGAGGACAAGGCGCAAGTCTCTGGTGATCATCATGGTTGTTCTGTTTGTGTTCATTGTGTGCTTTACTCCATACCACAGTAATCTAATGCGTCATACAGCAGAGATACAAGCAGGTAGGACATCATGTGAGAGCCTGGAGAATTTCAAACTTCAGCTTCAGATAACTATGTCTGTAATGAACCTAAACTTTGTTTTGGatccatttatttacttttctgcttttaaaaatcataaactgTTTCTCATGAAGCTgttcagaaagaaaaacaaggacctTATTGGACCAGGTGGTTCAACTTCCTGAAGATATTGAAGTAAATGTGCCATCATTATTATAGCCCGGTGTGGTCAGTTCCTTCTTCTCTGTACCTGTTCACGATGGATGTGGCTGATCTCAGTAATATGGAGGGGTGTCCACCTGCTCTTGGCCATATAGTGCAAGATGTTAGCAGGCCAGCAATAAAGAACTTTTCAtgaatttttgtttaatgttttcaagAGATTACTTTCATCCAAtgttgttcatttgatttttttctgtgcttcTATTGCAATCgatacatttaaatttttgtgaATGCTTTCTTTGAGTATGAGAAAGATGCTatcaaaatgaaatgtattattattattgttgttatatcTTCAAGTCTGCTATGCAAGTACCATTGAAATTATTTGTGCTACAAGCAATCACCAGTGGAGGAGTTGTGGTTAACTGTGATAACCGAGTTAGGACACAAAGGCTTCAGAAGCCAGTTGAGCCTACTTTTgacactgttttggttttttttttgtttgtttttcatattgttttgtttGACTTGAGATCTGCCTCCATGATGGCCTCAATTATGGTGTTGCAATGACGTGGCCACATGAGTTTCTGTTTGATGTTATAGCACATATCTTCTTCCCTATGAAAGGAATCCTAGAAGTGTACTAAGGTTGTCAGCTTTTTGCATCCTCTTTGGAAAAGCAGTATTGTTTAAGTTTGGTGTTTGATATTGTTTACTGATATTTTAGAACATTTCTAAGCAAGCtgcattttactttgtttcatttttgttcattgcctttccttttttttttttgctctttagcAAGTAGTCATTGTTAGGTAGGCACTTACACAAACATAAGAACATTTGACAAACAacaggaggccattcagtccatcaagcttgtttgtttggcTAATAACTAAGCTATCCCAGTATCTCATCAGATatttcttaaaggctgtcaaagtttctgcttcaactacatggcttggcagtttgttccagagtcccacaactctttgcatacaGAAAGGCTaactggcttcagtcctaaatgcacttccccttaatttcctcgAGTCCTCGGGTACATGGTTTACCATAAAGTTGAAAGAATTGTGTTGGGTccatttgagaattttgaagacctggattagactccaatgcagtctcctctgctcaagactaaacaggtttaattctctgagtctggtGGAGTAGGACAGGTCCTTAAATCCTTTGATGCACTTAGTTGCTCTCCtcagcacagcttcaagtgctgctttgtcttgtagcgtggtgaccagaactgcacactgtATTCCAGATGGGGTCTTAGTAGTGCATTATTTAGTCAAAGCATAATGTCCCTCGATTTATATTCACCAGCTTCACTGAgatgttcttatgttcttatataccctatcattttatttaccttttcagTAGCTTCTGcccattgcttagatgatgaaaatgttgtgtcaacaaaAACCCCACACCACTTTTTCGGCAGCTGCTTCCTTTAGGACAGTGCCTCCctcaaataatatcaaaaagtccagcattttttaaaaattagaatcTTAATATACTTTCTATTGTAATAACCTCCAATCCCATAGATTTCATTTCTTCAAAAAGATGCATTCTGTGCTCCTTATACGCAGTCCAGTAATACATGCTGCActatttcaggaaaaaaaacaccTTCTGCATAACCATGTTTGTTCATTCTAAACAGTGAATAGAGGGTATAGGTCTATATTATAAGaaattgaatttacatactgGTGTCGATCAATGCATATATTTACGCTGgctggttcattggtttacacccatgctctatgtaaaataaaagtctacttattatattcttattcttcttataCCCTTTGGGTTGAGCTGCCATCATTGAAGtttctgtgtatgtaacaactgtccattctgctTGTTCACAGGACATCTACTGACTTCTTAgttatctttcagtacattttatgcattatatttttgtctctgttgttcacttgaccttgttctggtttcctgatatgcctgaacaggtttttgacatttattaaccctttaagctacttctttaagatgaatgctatgttaccctaaaattattctctcACTATATAAAAGAATCGTTACATTTTGAAAATCTCCAACAatgcattgattgattgataagatGTCAAACCCAGGTTAAAAagagagcttttgaaataaatatggtATTTTGAAATGTGATGTGTAAAAAAGTCCCACTATAATATGTAAACAGCCGTTAAAAATaaggtaatttttaaataaaaccttcaaaagtcaaattaaaagtaTATTGCTGAAACTGAATAAAAGGCTGATGTAACATTTCATGATAACTAGTAGTATTACTAGTATTTAATGTTATCAGATACAGAATTCTGTTTTACAAGACTTATTCATTAATGTAGTTAAGTTAGAAAGAAAAACATTGGCTGCATTTTGAACAGCAGTTGAAATGAACACTAATTTGATACTGTTATAAGAATCAGAATGAGAGACAAAGCTATTCACTGAATAATAAAGTCACTGTTTCGGCAGTTTTACCACgtacatgtgtttatttgaaCCATTTCAAAAGAAACCTTCTGGGCAGGGAAATATATAAAATGCGTGTCAGAAATGATGAACTGTCCTTAGAACATTAGAgaactctagacgagaacaggtcattcagcccacttatttcttccaaaaaaacattgtcgagttttgaaagtccctaatgtcttactgtctaccacactacttggtgcaaagaaaaacttcctaatgtttgtgcgaaatttacccttaacaagtttccaactgtgtccccgtgttcttgatgagctcattttaaaatacaagtctcgatccactggactaattcccttcataattttaaacactccaatcatgtcacctcttaatctttttttgcttaaacgttaaggctcagctcttttaatctttcctcataattcaacccctgtagccctggaatcagcctagtcgctcttctctggaccttttctagtgctgctatgtcctttttgtagcctggagaccaaaaccgcacacagtactcaaaatgagacctcaccagtgcattatgaaggttgagcataacctccttggacttgtactccacatatcgtgctatataacctgatattctgttagccttcttaatggcttctgaacagtctggaagtcgatagcttagagtccactatgagtcctaaatccttctcataaggtgtactctcgattttctgaccgcccattgtgtattcaaacctaatatttttacttcctatgtgtaatactttacatttactgacattaaatttcatctcacacaaatctgcccaagcctgtatgctatccaagtccttctgtaatgatataacggattccaaattatctgctaatccacctatcttggtatcatctgcaaacttaaccagcttgttacttatattcctatctaaatcatttatatatattaaaaatagcagcggccctagcactgacccctgtggaacaccactcttaacatcggccagttctgatgaggttcctcgcaccatcaccctctgcttcctgtgtctgagccaattctgcacccatctaaaaacatcatcctgaactcccacttcttttaatttgatgcccaacctctcatgtggcaccttatcaaatgctttctgaaagtccagataaataatatgataagctccactttgatcgtatgcttttgttgcaacctcatagaattccagcatgttagtaaaatacgacctccctcttctgaacccatgctgacttttcagaataactcctgtccttgccatgtgttgctcaatcttatccttaataattccttccattaattttcctgtgatgcttgttaagcttactggcctatagttgcttggatctgccctgtcaccctttttatataatgggatgatatttgccattttccagtccttcggaatctctccagtatgcattgacttcctaaaaatatgttttatttcctGTTCCCTTTCCCTTTTCCCTCTATACAACATTCCAGTAAAACACCAGCACTTTCAACCTACAGAAACTTCCATCATGAGCTGCATTAACTTAACAAAGGAGATGAGTCAGAGCACAGGAAGGTTGTGGATGACTTTGTCTTCTGGAGCAAGGAGAGTCACCTATAatttaacatcagcaagacaaaaaaagCTAATGGTGGACTTCTTGTGTGCCGATGCAGCcactgagaccagtcaccatccagggggaatacgtggaagtggtgcagagctataagtacctgggggttcaaataaacaacaaactggactggtctgacaacacagtggcactgtacagGAAGGACCAGAATAGACTGTAACTTCCTTAGGAGACTTGGGTCATTTGATGTATGCAGcaggctgctggaaatgttctaccagtccacagTATCCAGTACGTTGTCCTATACAGTGGTCCCCTGTAAAAACAACTTGAGTTTGAAAGATGCGCAATGCCTGAACAaatttatcaggaaagcctgttcCATCACAGGTTGAACAGTGGACACAATGGAAGCTATTGTGGAAAAGAAAATGGTAGCAAAATTAaaagccatcatgaaaaatctcttTTCACCACGGAGGGCTAAGAATCACCTCTGGGGATCACTTCGgaccactgctatcaggcaattcaatactTCCTCCCGACATTCTGAgcaatgtgcatttatttattttgtatgattTATTTAGATTGAttagctgtattatttgtcctgtgagtctgtatccttttgtttttatgtttctgatgctgtatgcatctggttttttaataaagtttatctattcTAATCTTCAGtatattgaaaattaaaaaatggtaaGCTAATTTTATAAAagtcctctttttttttaaaaatgacccaTCCCACCCGGGAGGCTGGCTACGCCCCTGTACATATTTAGTATGTatctaaaataattaaatcttttttgtattttaaacacGACAGGACTTAGGGTGTTACTGCAACTGCTGTTCTGTTTCTCACAGCTTGCGCTTGCAGTCCGGATTTTGCTTTATGTGTTCTACAAATACCACAGCGCAACACGTGCTATATGTGAAGAATCACCGGTCTGCATGATTGGTTTcaactacagtatttaaaaacGCCGCTGCGACTGCAGGAAAAgacagttttattaattttaaaaaggtttgccCAATTAGCGTTACTACGTaattggaaataaaataaatgttttctggaCTGTAGTTGAAATGTGTCTGGTCAACGAATATGTAGAAAACAATGTAAAGTGAAAAAGTGATACATGCTCACTGCATCTGCCgagcctttattttatttttagattataaTCTGCATGATTAAAACACGCTGGATAACGTTTATTTTTTGTCCTtatgaataaacataaaaaatatgctGCAGGAGACATCGAGGGGCTCTCATTGAACCTAAAAAAATTAAGTACAGGTACGTAAATTAAACAGTAGTACACTTCATTACAGTCGAGATTTGAAACTAGACTCTGACCCTCTTGCGCGGGGAAACGAGCATCCAGTTACAGAGCGGGTCACCAGAGTCCCGACGGTGGTTGGGTAACTTTGTCACGTGACAGTCGCATAcccagtgcattatgggtaatgCGCAGGAACACTTTCCCTGCTGAATGCGCGCGGGGTCTTTTCGGGGCTGCTCTGGAAACGATGGCGGATGTGGATTGTAAGTGTTTAGCGTGCAAGGTTTTTAAATCAGATTGCGTGATGTTTTGATCACCCTTTTTGAACATTCTTTAAGTTTTTACACTGAAATTCAAATTATTTCAATATGAAAGATTGTTAAGCTTGTATAGTAAGGCACGTACATGCCTTGCGTAGTGCAGATTGAGTTCAGTGGCAACAGAATTGTGTACAAATagactatttcattttttttaatagtcgGTGTTTTAAGTTATCTTTAACCAAATATAACGCCATCATGGTAAGGTTTTATGGCAAAGGGAATGTCTAATCGATTTAAGATCCACGTGGTATCTTACAAGATTTTTTCAACGGGAACTGCCGTGATAACTTCGTTTTAGTTTTATTCTGCTCGGTtgtttaaatggagaaatgctttcAACGGATTGCCTTCTCCATCACATGTGTTCTTTCTGCTTCGCGGTGCATGCTATTTAGTGCAACAACTTAAAGGCGTTTTAATTAATTATtggtttaatttgttaataacGTATCGCAGAACTCTACACATGTTGGTGCAGATCATGTAACCTCTACTGAGTTTGAGACTGCTAAATGTTCGAATTTTAAGCTTTTAAAGGAACTTAAATTGGACATTGGAGGATGCGGCCTTAATACGCTATTAGGCCTACTTTCTGTACGCGAAAGTCTAACGATCCTGACTTGCAAACATCTTTTTACTCTTGCAAAATAGCATGCTAGGGATTATAATCAGAGTTGTAATATTTTAGATTGAGTTTTCTCGTGGTATTTAGCTTGCGTGATCTACAGCCTTACCCGAGTGAAGTGCCACGTGCGTTCTGCAGACACGTGTTCTCCGTTCAGACAGGAAGAATCTGCCATGTTAAATCGCCTTGCGGCTTAATGTTACCTCTCTTACTGatgactattttattttttctttttagtttcatCACCtaagaaacacaagaaaaagaaagaaaagaaagtagaaAATGTTGGGGtgagtttctgttttaacttgtaCTTACCGCTACACTAAGGCCGTTTTTATTAATAACGTGAATTTGCACTGTAGGTGAACACGTTTTGGATATATGCACGTATATGCACGTTAGCGCTTCAAAAGAAGTGGTgtcaagtttttttattttaaatatgtagagTCTATTTTTTAACATGTGTACAAGTTGTGTTTATTACCACCTCTGTTCACCCAAATAACTTAATTTGTAGCAATATTTATCATATATGTAACGCTTATGGAATAGGCTCTGATAGCATGTCTTTATGAAATTCGATTAAACGGCCAAGTTAGTGGCACAGAGGTAAAGaatatttgaatggcagaaacaagtTTGGAGATGGTTAATTGATTATGATTAATGACTAAAGGGATTGCTGTATGTTCGTAGTTtccagaatcttttttttttttttttcccccacaaataatattttattgaattgaCTTGTCCAACAGGATATTCAGGAGACAACTGACTTCTTAATTAAGCCTGAATCCAAAGTCGCCACTCTAGATACCTCGGAATGGCCATTGTTACTTAAGGTAGGCGTTAATTGCCAATTTTGATGTTACTGCATTTACTGTGTGTCAAAAATGGTGTAGAGTTTGTGACCTGTAATGAAAAGTGTATTCCATGCAACAATTACATTCATGTGTTTGTGTATTCTTATAGCAGCATGGTTtgcaaaatgtttaaaagcagcaggtgttgcaCCAAATTTAGATCTTAAGTCTTAGTCTCTTAACCCCCTCCTCCCATtgcaagttacaaaaaaaaaaaacgatctacaAGTGACAGCACACTGTAAGGTATAGATTGTACTACAGTACAGTCAGACAACGATTTAAGCCAAGGCCCTACCTTGTAGGTAACTAATACAATTCTTTGGCCTTGCTGTCTTTGGAAAGAGTGGATAGAACAAAAACTAGCAAAAATGCTAATTTGTTTATTGTTCTTAACAATTTTACTTTCagtaatgtgttttgttttccttcaaaaaattataaatactgtCTCTGAAATGTGTGAATGTCTTTCTTTTAGAATTTTGACAAGTTAAACATTCGAACAGCTCATTACACTCCACTGCCTAATGGATCAAATCCCTTGAAAAGGAACATTCATGACTATGTCAGGTAAAGCAAGAAGAAAAGCTTTATTTATTTCCCAAGTTTTATTGAAGGTAGTGAATGTGTGTTTTGGATCTTAATTTTTATGCTGCTATTTCATTAggttatgaattattttttgcaACAGATGCTTTAGATTTCCATGTGTTTCAATGCCTGCAGAAGTGTACTTTTGGAAACTCGAGTTTTGTTCTTTCCATTTCGGTTTCACacagtatttttatataattccCATCTGCTTCTTAAATTTCAGGACCCAATTAGTAAATATTAGAAAGTAATCCTGGTCCTggaaagtatgtgtgtgtgtgtgtgtatatatatatatatatatatatatatatatatatatatatatatatatatatatatatatatatatatataacacaattgtctagcttttgaaaaattaaagtgGGAGTGACAACCCATTTATCTGTTCGATTCTTAAGTGGTAGGATTGGTCCCTGATTGCCACATTTGGTGAATTCTTGTTGTGAGCCAGTTACAGGATTAGTATGATCACTGCCAATTTGCAGGGTGATAAATTCATTTTGCAGTGAATtataaaaattgtaattattgtcataaaatggtgaaatattttttcaatggTCTTTACTAGTTTTcaggatttttattttaacatgagtCCCTGAAATTTTGTGTAATAAAGTTTAGCATGTATTTTTTCCCTGGAGTTAATCAAAAGTGACGTGTTGTTGACATGCTGTGTGATATGTTGACTGTGAATGTAGTGAAAATGGAGTGTACCTTGAAAAGCCACATGATGATTGCGTACATTCACGAGCACTCTGTGCTAAGATGACTTTCTATCTATCACCCTTGACTGATGGCTTATTTGGTTTTGTGTTGAGTAATCCTATTTGATATTGAAAGATAACTGAAGcgttcaaattttttttctttcccccctaATATTAGGTCGGGATTCATTAATTTAGATAAGCCTGCAAATCCATCATCGCATGAAGTAGTTGCCTGGATTCGGAGGATCCTAAGAGTAGAGAAAACTGGTCACAGTGGCACCTTAGACCCAAAAGTAACCGGTTGCTTGATAGTTTGTGTAGAACGTGCAACACGATTGGTCAAGTCTCAGCAAAGTGCTGGTATGTACCTTAGTTTTTTTACCGTTTTGTGCATTGTCACTTAAAGTGATACATAAAAAAGTGGCCTTTCCTGACTACTCTTGCTGTTCATTTTAGGCAAAGAGTATGTGGGTATTGTTCGGCTGCACAATGCTATTGAGAATGAACTTCAGCTTAGCAGGGTAAGTTTCTAGATTTATACACATTAATCTAAATTTGTACTAGAAAGTACTAAAGGTTAGTTTTGTCTGTGGATGGCAAAGGTTATATGAATTGGTAATGtgagtgtttttgtttgttagtaAGCTTTTGCTTGACTAGAGTAATTTCTTAAATGTATTTGAATGCCAAATTTTAATACTGTGAAAAGATAATTGCTAAGCTTTTGTTTTTGCCAGAATGTTAAAAATGATGTACAGATGTGTAAAAAAATGAACTACATctatagcaatttttttttttttgtacttgttgGCAGTAAGGATTCAATTTATTGCAGTATTTAACACTGCATGGTTTTTCAATCCCTATTCACCTCTTTCTGAAAATTTCCTGTACTAAGAGGTTGTAAAGCCTTAAAGGATAAGCTCAGCAACAAGTtggaagttatttcttcacaaacctgCCATATTTGCATTTGCTAGGCAAAACTAtttaagttattattttaaagttagtCCTGTtctgcaaattaaaacaaaaaaaaaaatcttgcccaCGCTGACACTTGACATTTCTAGTCTatggggcatggaggaaaagattaaaaacttaccaaatgtccatttttttaaatcaagacagttgagtattgatctgcatattttatataagtatgtgcatatacacatactgtaaaatgtttttgttcaaaaatcacAAGCACAAACTATCAATATTATGATTTTCATCCATATTAAGAGAAGACAATGAGCACATTTATGTGATGGCTCAGCATTTAGTCTTTCTGTACAAAAACCTTTTACTTACCCCTCGGGGGGTTCGTATCCTCTCATCAAAAAAATTATTGTAAACTTTGTGCTTCTGTATTTACATAAGAATTCGCGCGCACACACATCCTTACCACAAAAACAGTACTTGGAATATGTGATAATTATTTCcacgtttcttttgttttcacaagAATGTGTCAACTTGGAAGGCACAGATTAATTCTGGGCAAATctcttggtttaaatgaaaacattttaagctTTTCTGCATTCCTCATACCCTCCATTGATACCACCACCAGAGAGGGACAAGATTTACAGTTATTTGCTTCTTGACCATTTTGGTACCAGTATGAAGGTCTGAAAGTTGGTATCAATACTGAAGTTAACCTTTTAGTACTGATCCAACACTAACACTTGTGAATGTTGCTTGGCTGACTTTGTCCAGAACTGTTAAAGCTGTTCTGCTTGTAAAGTTTGCTCCAGTATTTGTGTTACGATACATGATGGCCATTCATCTTTAGGCTTCCCATGTTTAAAAGCCCTGTGGGCCAGATGTTTTATTAAATTGGGTAATTTAATCTCTGTAgctgtgctgtctttttaagaGGCATTGTATTTTCCCCTTTATGTTGACTATTTTCATCTTTAGTGCATATAAAGATTGTACTAAATATACATTCACACTTGAACT includes:
- the LOC120537516 gene encoding G-protein coupled receptor 183-like; its protein translation is MEATMVSPMNETYNASCDPFKHKWKFSIWFTAYYTLLCFIGLTLNSFALYVLWHGRQTINSTLLYLLNLTSVDFFFCAFLPLRISYFALGSTWKLGEVMCKLTAYAFFLNTYGSINFMICISIDRFLAILKPLKCQRFRSISFAKKVCLLVWLYTAAVNSTVPLLSNVYAKNQFGEYCMEYSMMAMDNALALKVLILSCTSYFFPLIVMLFCYLGVGLKLCKITELGGSNNSKPARTRRKSLVIIMVVLFVFIVCFTPYHSNLMRHTAEIQAGRTSCESLENFKLQLQITMSVMNLNFVLDPFIYFSAFKNHKLFLMKLFRKKNKDLIGPGGSTS